Genomic DNA from Sylvia atricapilla isolate bSylAtr1 chromosome 23, bSylAtr1.pri, whole genome shotgun sequence:
GAGAAAAGAATGGAATTgcatttccttccccttttaatcctttctgcttctgccaCGCACTCTTTAACAGCTGAGGGCTGAGTGGATCCAAAGAAAACCTATCAAACACTCCAGTTGTATTTTCAGTGCATAAGGACATAATGGGAATAAATTTCTTTGCAAGTTTTCAGCACCAGACATGAAGTTTGTACTTGAGACAAGTATATACATATATCACATATAAGCACACTTGTATGCTTTGGTTCACCTGTCAATACCTCAGTTAAAAGAACTCCTTAAATGACAGCAGCATTTCACTGCTCCAACCCAAActcacagccagctctgctaAACCTCATGTTTGTCAAATCAGACTGAAGGAAGGGCTATAGGCAACTAAAATCACACCCTTTAACATGACTTTAACTTGCTGACAACAATGCAGTGCTTACCACAGCCAGGGCATCACTCGGCAGAGTTTTCACTCTGGTTTTGGCACAAGAGCCAAGAACAAGAACGGCGTAAGGCCACAGATACGAAGCACTTGTACTTTTAAACAATATTCTGCTGACAGAACAGCAACTGgctttcctgctttgtttttcttttttattttttgtcctaCGTCACTTCTGAGTTaatcaaacagaacaaaataccCAAGTGGTTTTTATGGGAAAAGAATGATGTCTGGAAATCAGGAGTGATGGGATTGTGCTGCTGTAACATTCACAACACGTCTTTTGCATTGCTGAAGGCAGATGACTGACACATACCAAGCTGCACTCTCTGTGTAAATTTAAGACCTGGAAGACCTTCTGTCTTCAGTTTCTCTCATCCaacttttgtcttttctatCTCAAACTCCAACGATTACATTTATATCAATGAGAGAATACAGTGCTCATCTGATACCTCAGAACTCTTTTAATAGTCTTTAGCAGTGCATTTGTGAGATACGCCAAGTCTTTTGTGCCCTGATAAAAAATGTCCAAGTGGCTCTTACTATTTCCAAACCTATTAGCCTCATCATTTAGTAATGGTatctggaaaatgagaaaggagAAGGTCTGGAGTCATGCAGTCTTTCCACAGTGTTAAGCAAGCACTTAAAATGAAGGAGGAAGTCTGTGCCCTATGAAAGGGAACAGGCTACATACaagattttgaaaagcaaatcaaTGTCAAATCACAGGTACTGTAGGACAGAACACTATGGCTTCACACCATTGGCCTGGCCATAGATActactgaaaagagaaattaagtaACCCAGAACCAGCCTCTGCATATCACTGGATTCTTCAGAAGCCTCCTACATAGCTCCCATGCTGTAAGACAGATCAGATAAAATAGAGAGTGGAGCAGGAATCGATCTGACTGAAATTAGCTGGCAACCTGATGAGAGGCACAGCAGGCTGCCCTGAAAGCAGGAAATGATgatctaaggaaaaaaacaaaaaaacaaaaaaaaaacaaccaaaaccgcaaaaaaaaaaaagaggcaaaaaaagaaaaaaaaagcaagtttcCCTGTTAGGTTTTTGCTGTGCACCTCACCTGCTCTGGAAGTAGTTTGCTAGCTCTGACGCTTCATGGTTCAAGCTCCTCAGGTGAACGATTAAATTTCCAGAGTTGGTGAACATGGCGCCGCATGTTTTGCACTCGTAAATCCGAGGCTTGCGGATAATGTGCCGGGAAACCCGCATGTGGTGTTTATATTCCCCGAAGGAAGTGAAAGTGGCACTACATATCTGGCAGCGGAAACAGCGTTTACCTTCGTGCTTCAGGCGATGCATCTTGAGCGAGTAAGCTCGGGTGAACTTTTTCCCGCAGCGGTCACACTGAAAGGGTTTAATGCCTGCGGAAGAGAGAGCGCAAACACGTTCACCCTGTGTGACCACGGGCAAAATC
This window encodes:
- the LOC136371094 gene encoding zinc finger and BTB domain-containing protein 44-like, producing MLIHSGIKPFQCDRCGKKFTRAYSLKMHRLKHEGKRCFRCQICSATFTSFGEYKHHMRVSRHIIRKPRIYECKTCGAMFTNSGNLIVHLRSLNHEASELANYFQSSDFLVPDYLNQEQEETLGQYELGEHGFESNSSVQMPVISQVSSTQNCESTFPLGSLGGLAEKEEDVPEQPKTNATAEAAAGDPPKPELSSITIE